From Enhydrobacter sp., the proteins below share one genomic window:
- a CDS encoding AMP-binding protein, which yields MNIAHLLLGSSQEFRDLAALARGSSPGLTYRELWRKVSVMSTHLRVRFGLARGERVAFAMTNCVESIEVMYAIWHAGLCAVPMNAKLHAREFAFILRNSGARLCFVTPDLADTIAEAAKEAPNLREIVDVTTRPYTFMEVGDPSPMTEAEPTDPAWLFYTSGTTGQPKGATLTHRNLLVMALNYYADVDRPQPGGSILHAAPISHGSGLWSIPLLARGAVQVFPESGHYDVPETVDLMNRWPDCSIFLAPTMVKRLIEHPRVGNLAPGALRLISYGGAPMYVSDLKRALDTVGNVLCQLYGQGESPMTITHLSREMHAMRDHPRWEQRLASAGVADTCVEVRVVDEAGRSVPTGEVGEIIVKGDTVMSGYWDNPEATAKSLREGWLWTGDVGAFDEDGFLTLKDRSKDMIISGGSNIYPREVEDVLNLHPGVAECSVVGRPHPEWGEEVVAFIVPRTGMQLTPAELDRLCLDNIARFKRPKDYRFIDALPKNNYGKILKTELRSKL from the coding sequence ATGAACATCGCCCATCTGCTGCTCGGATCGTCGCAGGAGTTCCGCGACCTTGCTGCCCTGGCGCGCGGCTCCTCGCCTGGCCTCACCTATCGCGAGCTGTGGCGCAAGGTGTCGGTGATGAGCACGCATCTGCGCGTGCGCTTCGGCCTCGCGCGCGGCGAGCGCGTCGCCTTCGCCATGACCAACTGCGTCGAATCGATCGAGGTCATGTACGCCATCTGGCATGCCGGCCTTTGCGCCGTGCCGATGAACGCCAAGCTGCACGCCAGGGAGTTCGCCTTCATCCTCCGGAACTCGGGAGCCCGGCTGTGCTTCGTCACGCCCGACCTCGCCGACACCATCGCCGAGGCGGCGAAGGAGGCGCCGAACCTCAGGGAGATCGTCGACGTCACCACGCGGCCCTACACCTTCATGGAGGTGGGCGACCCGAGTCCGATGACCGAAGCCGAACCGACCGATCCGGCCTGGCTGTTCTACACATCGGGCACGACCGGCCAGCCGAAGGGCGCGACGCTGACCCATCGCAACCTGCTGGTGATGGCGCTCAACTACTATGCCGATGTCGACCGGCCGCAACCCGGCGGCTCGATCCTGCACGCCGCGCCGATCAGCCACGGCTCGGGTTTGTGGAGCATCCCGCTTCTGGCGCGCGGCGCCGTCCAGGTCTTCCCCGAGAGCGGGCACTACGATGTGCCGGAGACCGTCGATCTGATGAATCGCTGGCCCGACTGCAGCATCTTCCTCGCGCCGACGATGGTGAAGCGGTTGATCGAGCATCCGCGCGTCGGCAACCTTGCGCCGGGCGCGTTGCGGCTGATCAGTTACGGTGGCGCGCCGATGTACGTCAGTGACCTCAAGCGCGCGCTCGACACGGTGGGCAACGTGCTCTGCCAGCTCTACGGCCAGGGCGAGAGTCCCATGACCATCACCCATCTCAGTCGCGAGATGCACGCGATGCGCGACCATCCGCGCTGGGAGCAGCGCCTCGCCTCGGCCGGGGTGGCCGACACCTGCGTCGAAGTGCGGGTGGTCGACGAGGCCGGCCGGTCGGTGCCCACGGGAGAGGTCGGCGAGATCATCGTCAAGGGCGACACGGTGATGTCGGGCTACTGGGACAATCCCGAGGCCACGGCCAAGTCGTTGCGCGAGGGCTGGCTGTGGACCGGCGACGTCGGCGCTTTCGACGAGGACGGCTTCCTCACCCTGAAGGACCGCTCCAAGGACATGATCATCTCGGGCGGCTCGAACATCTACCCGCGCGAGGTCGAGGACGTGCTGAACCTGCATCCCGGCGTGGCCGAATGCTCGGTGGTCGGCCGGCCACATCCGGAATGGGGCGAGGAAGTGGTGGCGTTCATCGTGCCGCGCACGGGGATGCAGCTCACGCCGGCCGAGCTCGATCGCTTGTGCCTCGACAACATCGCCCGCTTCAAGCGGCCCAAGGACTACAGATTCATCGACGCCCTGCCCAAGAACAACTACGGCAAGATCCTCAAGACCGAACTGCGCAGCAAACTCTGA
- a CDS encoding dienelactone hydrolase family protein codes for MGSMMEFKRPDGSGCKGYLAEAGRGRPGIVVIQEWWGLNDQICGIADRFARAGYNALAPDLYKGRVTQKPDEANHMMSGLDFVGASDQDIAGAVKHLAGMGSKVGVMGFCMGGALTLAAAARVPGIACGVPFYGIPPGQLADPAKIRIPIQGHFANKDDWCTPAAVNDLQKAMTAAGNKPDVHRYDAAHAFANERSEAYDVKSANAAWERMLAFLGKHL; via the coding sequence ATGGGCAGCATGATGGAGTTCAAGCGGCCGGACGGTTCGGGCTGCAAGGGCTATCTGGCCGAGGCCGGCAGGGGCAGGCCCGGCATCGTCGTCATCCAGGAGTGGTGGGGCCTCAACGACCAGATCTGCGGTATTGCCGACCGATTCGCGCGGGCCGGCTATAACGCGCTCGCGCCCGACCTCTACAAGGGACGCGTCACCCAGAAGCCGGACGAGGCCAACCACATGATGAGCGGCCTCGATTTCGTCGGTGCATCGGACCAGGACATCGCCGGTGCCGTCAAGCACCTGGCCGGAATGGGGTCGAAAGTCGGCGTCATGGGATTCTGCATGGGCGGCGCGCTGACGCTCGCGGCGGCGGCACGCGTGCCCGGCATCGCCTGCGGTGTGCCGTTCTACGGCATCCCGCCGGGGCAGCTCGCCGATCCCGCCAAGATCAGGATCCCGATCCAGGGCCATTTCGCCAACAAGGACGATTGGTGCACGCCGGCCGCCGTCAACGATCTCCAGAAGGCGATGACCGCCGCCGGCAACAAGCCCGACGTCCATCGCTACGACGCCGCCCATGCCTTTGCCAACGAGCGCAGCGAGGCCTACGACGTGAAGTCGGCCAACGCGGCGTGGGAGCGCATGCTCGCCTTCCTCGGCAAGCACCTCTGA
- a CDS encoding MFS transporter, translated as MLRLAVVGLGASLGPLDIAVNVALPAITAHFRLVLGDVQWLVICYVLVYGSLMLVCGKLGDLFGHRRIFRIGLVVSAMGCTACALAPDWPLFLWARALQGVGTALALACAPALATSCYPGDQRLRALAGFSMAMSLAAAIGPVVGGILVELWGWQAVYWVRVPLALLTFALSGLLASPRPDARPFDATGAVLLASCMSALLLSLVLSQREEVDGVWTLTLLAAALAVLWAYIARAGRVAEPIIRPGLFADARFAIPNLVNVLANLAGFSILLLTPYYLVNELGLSTAIAGSVLALAFVGSLAGAPLSARLVPRLGRPLTAFLGVVVVGIGLLPLAFTDRATPVVVVAVLLALEGVGQGLLNVAYTDLVMANLAERDRGVAGSLALLTRTLGVVSGASVLTALHAMGGADGFMAGYRVAFIVAGGGLLAVLLLSCLWPRVWFTR; from the coding sequence GTGCTTCGACTCGCCGTCGTCGGCCTCGGCGCCTCGCTCGGCCCGCTCGACATCGCCGTCAACGTCGCGCTGCCGGCGATCACGGCGCATTTCCGGCTGGTGCTGGGCGACGTGCAGTGGCTCGTCATCTGTTACGTGCTGGTCTACGGCTCGCTGATGCTGGTGTGCGGCAAGCTGGGTGATCTGTTCGGCCATCGCCGGATCTTCCGCATCGGTCTCGTCGTCTCGGCGATGGGCTGCACCGCCTGCGCGCTCGCGCCGGACTGGCCGCTGTTCCTGTGGGCGCGCGCCTTGCAGGGCGTCGGCACGGCGCTGGCGCTGGCCTGTGCGCCGGCGCTCGCGACCTCGTGCTATCCAGGCGACCAACGGCTGCGCGCTCTGGCCGGCTTCTCGATGGCGATGTCGCTCGCCGCCGCCATCGGACCCGTTGTCGGCGGCATTCTCGTCGAGCTGTGGGGCTGGCAGGCCGTCTACTGGGTGCGCGTGCCGCTCGCGCTCCTCACTTTCGCGCTCTCGGGATTGCTGGCCTCGCCGCGGCCGGACGCCCGGCCTTTCGACGCGACCGGAGCGGTGCTTCTGGCGAGCTGCATGAGCGCGCTGCTGCTGTCCCTGGTGCTTTCGCAGCGCGAGGAGGTCGACGGCGTATGGACGCTCACCCTGCTGGCGGCGGCACTCGCCGTGCTGTGGGCCTATATCGCGCGTGCGGGCCGGGTCGCCGAACCGATTATTCGACCCGGCCTGTTCGCCGACGCGCGCTTCGCCATTCCCAACCTCGTCAACGTGCTCGCCAACCTGGCGGGCTTTTCCATCCTGCTGCTCACGCCCTACTACCTCGTGAACGAGCTCGGCCTGTCGACGGCGATCGCGGGTTCGGTCCTGGCCCTCGCCTTCGTCGGCAGCCTGGCGGGAGCGCCGCTGTCGGCCCGCCTGGTGCCGCGACTGGGACGTCCTCTCACCGCCTTCCTCGGTGTCGTCGTGGTCGGGATCGGGCTGCTGCCGCTCGCCTTCACCGACCGCGCCACGCCGGTCGTCGTGGTGGCGGTCCTGCTGGCGCTGGAAGGGGTGGGCCAAGGCCTGCTCAACGTCGCCTATACCGACCTGGTGATGGCCAATCTCGCGGAACGCGACCGTGGCGTCGCCGGCAGTCTCGCCCTGCTGACGCGCACCCTGGGAGTCGTGAGCGGCGCATCGGTCCTGACGGCTTTGCATGCCATGGGTGGCGCCGACGGATTCATGGCGGGCTACCGCGTCGCCTTCATCGTGGCGGGAGGCGGCTTGCTGGCAGTGCTGCTGCTGTCCTGCCTATGGCCACGCGTCTGGTTCACGCGCTGA
- a CDS encoding NAD(P)-binding domain-containing protein: MRIAVIGAGNVGKALADRFAKAGEEVVYGVRDPAAAKHAPLTHPRLGVRDAAAGADCVVLATPWSAAEGACKAMAPLHGKIVIDCTNPLAMGPAGLGLAVGHTISGGELVAGWCVGASVFKAFNSVGFEVMKAPELLELRPVMFVAGDDEARKPQVLALVGATGFEAIDAGPLRNARLLEPLAMLWIDQAIIRRRGRDFAFALARPKR; encoded by the coding sequence ATGAGAATTGCAGTCATCGGTGCGGGCAACGTCGGCAAGGCGCTGGCGGACCGCTTCGCCAAGGCCGGGGAGGAGGTCGTCTACGGCGTGCGCGATCCGGCGGCCGCCAAGCACGCGCCGCTGACACATCCGCGCCTGGGCGTGCGGGACGCGGCGGCCGGCGCCGATTGCGTGGTGCTCGCGACACCCTGGTCCGCCGCCGAAGGCGCCTGCAAGGCCATGGCGCCCCTGCACGGCAAGATCGTGATCGATTGCACCAATCCGCTCGCCATGGGACCGGCCGGGCTTGGACTTGCCGTTGGCCACACCATTTCTGGCGGCGAGCTGGTGGCCGGCTGGTGCGTTGGTGCCTCGGTGTTCAAGGCCTTCAACAGCGTCGGGTTCGAGGTGATGAAAGCGCCGGAGCTCTTGGAGCTCCGACCTGTCATGTTCGTCGCCGGCGACGACGAAGCGAGAAAACCGCAGGTACTGGCACTTGTCGGCGCGACCGGGTTCGAGGCCATCGATGCCGGCCCGCTGCGCAACGCCCGTCTGCTCGAGCCGCTGGCCATGCTGTGGATCGACCAGGCGATCATCCGGCGCCGCGGCCGCGACTTCGCCTTCGCGCTCGCCCGCCCCAAACGATAG
- a CDS encoding SDR family oxidoreductase, whose translation MAGRLKDRVAIVVGAGSSGPGWGNGKCTAVTFAREGARVFCVDRKRAAAEETVGLIAKDGGEAVGHECDASNNAQVKAMVDACLAKWGRVDILDNNVGIGSTGGPVALSEEEWHRVFDVNVTSFFLTAKHVLPVMEKQKKGAIVNVSSIASIRVPKGISYVAYNASKGAVNSLTMAIASEYADKGIRCNAILPGLMHTPMIDFLAEEYAKGEKDHKQAYDKMIAIRNRASPTGRMGTGWDTANAALFLASDEAAYVNGHLLVVDGGITVRA comes from the coding sequence ATGGCCGGCAGGCTGAAGGATAGGGTGGCGATCGTCGTCGGCGCGGGCTCGAGCGGGCCGGGCTGGGGCAACGGCAAGTGCACCGCGGTTACGTTCGCCCGTGAGGGTGCGCGGGTTTTCTGCGTCGACCGCAAGCGTGCGGCCGCCGAGGAGACGGTCGGCCTGATCGCCAAGGACGGCGGCGAGGCCGTGGGTCACGAGTGCGACGCCTCCAACAATGCCCAGGTCAAGGCGATGGTCGATGCCTGCCTGGCCAAATGGGGTCGTGTCGACATCCTCGACAACAACGTCGGCATCGGCTCGACCGGCGGGCCGGTCGCGCTCAGCGAGGAGGAATGGCACCGTGTGTTCGACGTCAACGTCACGAGCTTCTTCCTCACCGCCAAGCACGTGCTGCCGGTCATGGAGAAGCAGAAGAAGGGCGCGATCGTGAACGTGAGCTCGATCGCCTCGATCCGGGTGCCGAAGGGCATCAGCTACGTCGCCTACAACGCGAGCAAGGGCGCCGTGAACTCGCTCACCATGGCGATCGCGTCGGAGTACGCGGACAAGGGCATCCGCTGCAACGCCATCCTGCCCGGCCTGATGCACACGCCGATGATCGACTTCCTCGCCGAGGAGTACGCCAAAGGCGAGAAGGACCACAAACAGGCCTACGACAAGATGATCGCCATCCGTAACCGCGCCTCGCCGACCGGCAGGATGGGCACCGGCTGGGACACCGCGAATGCCGCGCTGTTCCTCGCCTCGGACGAGGCGGCCTACGTCAACGGCCACTTGCTGGTGGTCGACGGCGGCATCACCGTGCGGGCGTAG
- a CDS encoding AbrB family transcriptional regulator: MTARDIPFKPERKHFIGHDGYSPVALALVVGTVGGFVFDWLRMPLAWMLGACLFCTVAAFSGLRIGMRVRMRQGMIIVLGVLLGSGFTPDLVERLGQWAVSLCVLAAMTVTGATLCYFWLRRFTNWNKPTCYFAAMPGGLNDMTILGGAMGGEERAIALAHALRILTVVLTIPIWYRLVNGAQTSVLSMVHGPTGNDWKDYAVLIGCGAVGAALGHLLRLPAAFMMGPMIVSAIAHLAGLTSSKPPGELVAAAQVVVGAAVGCRFVGAAINRLHREMAASIGAALILIGCAVVFAQVTRALTGLDLDATVLSYAPGGFAEMSLIGLALGVEIAMVATHHLSRLFLILMTSPVVFRLWRSRGTI; encoded by the coding sequence TTGACGGCCAGGGACATCCCCTTCAAGCCCGAGCGCAAGCACTTCATCGGCCACGACGGCTACAGTCCGGTCGCCCTCGCGCTCGTCGTCGGCACTGTCGGCGGCTTCGTGTTCGACTGGCTGCGCATGCCGCTCGCCTGGATGCTGGGCGCCTGCCTGTTCTGCACCGTCGCCGCCTTCTCCGGGTTGCGCATCGGCATGCGGGTGCGGATGCGCCAGGGCATGATCATCGTCCTGGGCGTGTTGCTGGGCTCGGGCTTCACGCCCGACCTCGTCGAGCGGCTCGGCCAGTGGGCGGTCAGCCTCTGCGTGCTGGCGGCGATGACCGTGACGGGCGCCACGCTGTGCTATTTCTGGTTGCGGCGGTTCACCAACTGGAACAAGCCGACCTGCTACTTCGCCGCCATGCCGGGCGGGTTGAACGACATGACCATCCTGGGCGGTGCCATGGGCGGCGAGGAGCGCGCCATCGCGCTCGCCCATGCACTGCGCATCCTGACCGTCGTGCTGACCATCCCGATCTGGTACCGGCTGGTCAACGGCGCGCAGACCAGCGTTCTGTCGATGGTCCACGGCCCGACCGGCAACGACTGGAAGGACTATGCCGTCCTGATCGGCTGCGGAGCCGTGGGTGCCGCGCTGGGCCACCTGTTGCGCCTGCCCGCCGCATTCATGATGGGGCCGATGATCGTCAGCGCCATCGCCCACCTCGCCGGCCTCACCTCGTCCAAACCGCCGGGCGAACTGGTCGCCGCCGCCCAGGTCGTGGTCGGTGCCGCCGTCGGCTGCCGCTTCGTCGGAGCGGCGATCAACAGACTGCACCGCGAGATGGCGGCCTCCATCGGCGCCGCGCTGATCCTGATCGGCTGCGCCGTCGTCTTCGCCCAGGTCACGCGCGCGCTGACCGGCCTCGACCTCGACGCCACGGTACTTTCCTACGCTCCCGGCGGCTTCGCCGAGATGAGCCTGATCGGCCTCGCACTCGGCGTCGAGATCGCCATGGTGGCGACGCATCACCTGTCGCGGCTGTTCCTGATCCTGATGACCAGCCCCGTCGTCTTCCGCCTGTGGCGAAGCCGAGGCACGATCTAG
- a CDS encoding NAD kinase, translating to MASPSSSAPCLAFVAAATPTARAARVALERRYGAVTPAEADIVIALGGDGLMLHTLHRNMRRKTPIYGMNLGTVGFLLNTYKPVGLLRRLKKAREVSLTPLLMRAVDTRGRVHEAMAINEVSLLRSSRQTARIAVAVDGRMRLPDLHCDGAMVATPAGSTAYNLSAHGPILPLGAGLLALTPINAFRPRRWRGALLPHSSKVEFTVLDSRKRPVAAAADFVEIANVARVTVTEAVGRELTLLFDPEHDLEERILKEQFAP from the coding sequence ATGGCTTCCCCCTCGTCCTCCGCTCCGTGCCTGGCCTTCGTGGCGGCCGCGACTCCGACCGCCCGCGCGGCCCGGGTCGCGCTGGAACGACGCTACGGCGCCGTCACGCCGGCCGAAGCCGACATCGTCATCGCGCTGGGCGGCGACGGCCTGATGCTGCACACGCTGCACCGGAACATGCGTCGCAAGACCCCGATCTACGGAATGAATCTCGGCACGGTGGGTTTCCTGCTCAACACCTACAAGCCGGTGGGCTTGCTGCGCCGCCTCAAGAAGGCACGCGAGGTGTCCCTGACGCCGCTGCTGATGCGGGCGGTCGACACGCGGGGGCGCGTGCACGAGGCGATGGCCATCAACGAGGTCTCCCTGCTGCGCTCGAGCCGCCAGACCGCGCGCATCGCCGTCGCCGTCGACGGTCGCATGCGCCTGCCGGACCTGCATTGCGACGGCGCCATGGTCGCCACGCCCGCCGGCTCGACGGCCTACAACCTTTCCGCCCACGGCCCCATCCTGCCGCTGGGCGCCGGCCTGCTGGCGCTGACTCCGATCAACGCCTTCCGGCCGCGGCGCTGGCGCGGGGCGCTGCTGCCGCACAGTTCGAAGGTCGAGTTCACCGTTCTCGACTCGCGCAAGCGTCCGGTGGCCGCCGCCGCCGACTTCGTCGAGATCGCCAACGTCGCCAGGGTCACGGTCACCGAGGCCGTCGGTCGTGAGCTCACCCTGCTGTTCGATCCCGAGCACGACCTCGAGGAGCGCATTTTGAAGGAGCAGTTCGCTCCTTGA
- a CDS encoding TauD/TfdA family dioxygenase has translation MELVPLGPGFGVEVKGIDLIDVATDAQAYEAVRAAFEEHSLLVFRDQKIADDVQVAYSRAFGPLELTKVSSLGQNTFYSRLTNLQDGRIVPPDHRQVLVAKANALWHTDSSFKKTPALASVLTARVLPGGGGETEFTSTRLAWDRLPSDLQTRLRDAVATHSYANSRDQIHPDLATQIERKALPPVRWRLNWRNPANDRRALYVASHAYAIDGMDDRDARQLLAQLLDEATRREFVYSHQWRQGDAVMWDNRAMLHRGRPWDYAQERTMVRTTISATEADGLDEVRPPPTVH, from the coding sequence ATGGAACTGGTTCCGCTGGGACCGGGCTTCGGCGTCGAGGTCAAGGGCATCGACCTGATCGACGTCGCCACCGATGCGCAGGCCTACGAAGCCGTGCGCGCGGCGTTCGAGGAGCACTCGCTCCTGGTGTTCCGCGACCAGAAGATCGCCGACGACGTCCAGGTCGCCTACTCGCGGGCCTTCGGTCCGCTCGAACTGACCAAGGTGTCCTCGCTCGGTCAGAACACCTTCTATTCCCGCCTGACCAACCTCCAGGACGGCAGGATCGTGCCGCCGGACCATCGCCAGGTCCTGGTCGCCAAGGCCAATGCGCTCTGGCACACTGATTCTTCGTTCAAGAAGACGCCGGCGCTCGCTTCGGTGCTGACGGCGCGCGTACTGCCGGGCGGCGGCGGCGAGACCGAGTTCACCTCGACGCGGCTGGCGTGGGACCGCCTGCCGTCGGACCTGCAGACGCGGCTGCGCGACGCCGTGGCGACCCACTCCTATGCCAACAGCCGCGACCAGATCCATCCCGACCTCGCGACCCAGATCGAGCGCAAGGCGCTGCCGCCGGTGCGCTGGCGGCTCAACTGGCGCAATCCGGCGAACGACCGGCGGGCGCTGTACGTGGCGAGCCACGCCTACGCCATCGACGGCATGGACGACCGCGATGCGCGTCAGCTGCTTGCCCAGCTGCTCGACGAGGCAACGCGGCGCGAGTTCGTATACAGCCACCAATGGCGCCAGGGTGACGCGGTGATGTGGGACAACCGCGCCATGCTGCATCGCGGGCGGCCATGGGACTATGCTCAGGAGCGGACCATGGTGCGCACCACCATCTCGGCGACCGAGGCCGACGGCCTGGACGAGGTCCGCCCGCCGCCGACGGTTCACTGA
- a CDS encoding DUF190 domain-containing protein encodes MKSPKPARRLRVLISEAARHDGAPLYEAIVLKAREMGLAGATVTRAALGYGHSGHLRTSKILRLSDDLPLIVEIIDTEEKVDAFLPVLDGMMGTGLVTLEAIEAMVYRDAPAS; translated from the coding sequence ATGAAGAGTCCTAAGCCGGCGCGTCGGCTCCGCGTCCTGATCAGCGAGGCGGCGCGCCACGACGGCGCGCCGCTCTACGAGGCGATCGTGCTCAAGGCGCGCGAGATGGGGCTGGCCGGTGCGACCGTGACACGGGCCGCTCTCGGCTACGGCCATTCGGGCCATCTGCGCACCTCCAAGATCCTGCGACTCTCCGACGATCTTCCGCTGATCGTGGAGATCATCGACACCGAGGAAAAGGTCGATGCCTTCCTGCCGGTACTCGACGGCATGATGGGAACCGGTCTGGTGACGTTGGAAGCGATCGAGGCGATGGTCTATCGCGACGCACCCGCTTCGTGA
- the crcB gene encoding fluoride efflux transporter CrcB has translation MMYVSVALGGVLGSLLRWLIALALPADDGLPWGTLLANATGCLVIGFYSTLTGPDGRLFVGPRVRQFVLTGFCGGYTTFSAFSLEIFTLWTAGDAGRALIYLASSLASWLAAVWLGDLLAQRLNSL, from the coding sequence ATGATGTATGTCTCGGTCGCGCTCGGAGGCGTGCTGGGCAGCCTGTTGCGCTGGCTGATCGCCCTTGCCCTGCCGGCCGACGACGGATTGCCGTGGGGCACGCTTCTCGCCAACGCCACCGGCTGCCTCGTCATCGGCTTCTACAGCACCCTGACCGGTCCCGACGGGCGGCTGTTCGTCGGGCCGCGCGTGCGGCAGTTCGTGTTGACCGGCTTTTGCGGCGGCTACACGACCTTCTCTGCGTTCAGCCTGGAGATCTTCACGCTGTGGACGGCGGGCGACGCCGGACGCGCCCTGATCTATCTTGCGTCCTCGCTGGCAAGCTGGCTGGCCGCGGTGTGGCTGGGCGACCTGCTGGCGCAGCGCCTCAACTCACTCTAG
- the crcB gene encoding fluoride efflux transporter CrcB, producing the protein MPDLLIGALLVSMGAAIGTPARFFVTGVVSRRVGETFPWGTLVVNVTGCAAMGVAAAFAHRHGVSDHSRLWLLGAVGFLGSYTTVSSFALQTLALVRDGERGATLRYIAGSCVLCLAAVAGGFVAGGGVR; encoded by the coding sequence CTGCCGGACCTGTTGATCGGCGCCCTGCTCGTCTCCATGGGCGCGGCGATCGGCACGCCGGCGCGGTTCTTCGTTACTGGCGTCGTCTCCCGCCGCGTCGGCGAGACCTTCCCGTGGGGCACGCTGGTCGTGAACGTGACCGGCTGTGCCGCGATGGGCGTAGCCGCCGCCTTCGCCCATCGCCATGGCGTGTCCGACCATTCGCGCCTTTGGCTTCTCGGGGCGGTCGGCTTCCTCGGCAGCTACACCACGGTGTCGTCCTTCGCCTTACAGACGTTGGCGCTGGTGCGCGACGGCGAGCGCGGCGCGACCTTGCGCTACATCGCGGGCTCTTGCGTCCTCTGCCTCGCCGCTGTCGCCGGCGGCTTCGTGGCGGGGGGAGGCGTGCGATGA